A region from the Corticium candelabrum chromosome 14, ooCorCand1.1, whole genome shotgun sequence genome encodes:
- the LOC134190323 gene encoding probable serine/threonine-protein kinase drkA: MTVAVKKLQGIHQHLDRIALEFEREIEVMRTIRHPNIVLFLGGGRCHDDGCPFLVVEYMPRGSLTTILADRDIKLEESLKMRFAVDAAKGMRFLHSQRPPRIHRDLKSANLLVSTKWVVKVADFGAARLVRDEGISQEAVRRAGPLDMTAPLLHADYHLSSGVGTPKWSAPDILNGHSYGTPADVYSFGIVMWEIRVRKLPYDDRSFNSILDLKAAVLGGMRPTVSEDDDDDYVKLMCDCWAESSLEMPTFCEVVASLEDMSELLRNTRNVNLSGQSWARIDFAVKQLSVQNDSFLEQ, translated from the exons ATGACGGTGGCCGTCAAGAAGCTACAAGGAATACATCAACATCTCGATCGCATCGCCTTGGAGTTCGAGAGAGAGATCGAAGTGATGAGAACGATCAGACATCCCaacattgttctgtttctcgGTGGAGGTCGTTGCCATGACGACGGCTGTCCGTTCCTAGTTGTGGAGTACATGCCTAGAGGATCGCTGACGACCATACTTGCCGACAGAGACATAAAGCTGGAAGAAAGTCTCAAGATGAGATTTGCAGTAGATGCTGCCAAAGGAATGAGATTCTTGCACAGTCAACGACCACCTCGCATTCATCGTGACCTCAAGAGTGCCAATTTACTCGTCAGCACTAAATGGGTAGTCAAAGTGGCCGATTTTGGAGCCGCTCGACTCGTCCGAGACGAAGGAATCAGTCAAGAAGCTGTAAGAAGAGCGGGACCGCTCGATATGACCGCTCCGCTTCTTCATGCAGACTATCACTTATCGTCAGGAGTCGGAACACCAAAGTGGAGCGCTCCGGACATACTGAACGGTCACAGTTACGGAACACCCGCGGACGTTTACAG TTTTGGCATTGTGATGTGGGAGATTAGGGTACGAAAACTTCCTTATGACGACCGTTCGTTTAACTCCATTCTTGACTTGAAAGCTGCTGTTTTGGGTGGAATGAGACCGACCGTATCGGAGGACGATGACGACGACTACGTCAAGCTAATGTGTGACTGTTGGGCAGAAAGCTCACTAGAAATGCCTACGTTTTGTGAAGTCGTCGCTAGTCTGGAAGATATGAGCGAATT ACTTAGGAACACGCGTAATGTAAACTTGAGTGGTCAAA GTTGGGCTCGTATTGACTTTGCAGTCAAGCAGTTGTCAGTGCAAAACGACTCTTTTCTCGAGCAGTGA